The Pseudomonadota bacterium genome segment AGGCCATCGAACTCCTCGCTGGGCTGGTTGTGCCATAGCTTGACCCAGGGCAGGAGCTCGGAGCTCGTAGAGGCCCGCCAGCATGGGAATCAAGCGGTCGTCGGCGTCTGGGTTGGCGGGCGTCGTGGGGGTCCGGGGCTCCACTCGTACGGGGTGTGCGCTCGGGAAGGCGCCTGATTCGGGAGGTTCGCACGGAACCGCGCTTCAGAAACGAACTAAAGTGGTGAACGGAGAGTCTGGACGGTCGGTTGGCAGACCGCGCTCGTCCGTCGTAGATTCCATCCATGGGGTGCGCATGATGGCAGACGTCGACCAAATGGTTCGCGAGGAGTCCGAGCGATTTTATGCCAAGCTACCCGAGCTGCTGCCCGAAATGGAGGGCAAGTGGGTAGTCTTTCGCGATGGCGAGGTGAAGAGCACGCACGACGATCAGGACGCCGCGCTTAGGACTGCACTGAAGGAGTACGGAATGCACGGTGGCTACGTGATCGCCGAGGTGGCGGAAGTGAAACCCGCGCACCTGAGCGCCTTGGCGGCTCTGGGGTAGCCGTGCGACACACGGGGCGTGTCGCCAATCCGCCGCACGGGCTGATCGCAAAGGGTCCCCTCGTCGGGGTCACATTTCGGCCCCACAGGCTCTTTCAGAAGTGCCTGCTGGACTCTGGGCAACCAATCCCAGAGCGTGTGTCGAGACTCATGATCGACACCGGGGCTGACGTAACCGTCGTGCACAAGCATGTGGCAGAAGATCTGGGGATCCCACCTTTGCGGCTGCACCCGCTGGTGGGGATATCGGGGGAGCCGCAGATGAGGCCAGTCTACTTGCTCTCGGTCGTGCTTGGCCTTTCAGACGGCATATCCAGGGAGGGGTCGATGACGATGGACGCGCAGATGATTGGTATCGACGGTGACAGGGACGCGGAGTGCTCTGGCGTCCTCGGACGAGATTTCTTGTCCGTGTGCCGCTTCTACTACGATGGCCCGCGGG includes the following:
- a CDS encoding aspartyl protease family protein, with the protein product MIDTGADVTVVHKHVAEDLGIPPLRLHPLVGISGEPQMRPVYLLSVVLGLSDGISREGSMTMDAQMIGIDGDRDAECSGVLGRDFLSVCRFYYDGPRGAFVIDCGEFDKRDSISEAIRPAGLGRS